A region of Deltaproteobacteria bacterium DNA encodes the following proteins:
- the rpsJ gene encoding 30S ribosomal protein S10, translated as MDVNDKIRIRLKAYDHRLLDQSVKEIVETVRRTGGRVAGPIPLPTHIERFTVNRSPHVDKKSREQFEIRTHKRLIDILEPTQQTIDALGKLDLAAGVDVEIKLQ; from the coding sequence ACGACAAAATTCGCATACGCCTCAAGGCCTACGACCACCGCTTGCTCGATCAATCCGTGAAGGAGATCGTCGAAACCGTGCGGCGCACCGGCGGTCGCGTCGCCGGACCGATCCCACTCCCCACGCATATCGAACGGTTCACGGTGAACCGCTCGCCGCACGTCGACAAGAAGTCGCGCGAACAGTTCGAGATTCGCACACACAAACGACTGATCGACATCCTCGAGCCCACGCAACAGACGATCGACGCGCTCGGCAAGCTCGATCTGGCAGCCGGAGTCGACGTGGAAATCAAGCTGCAATAG